In Pedobacter sp. WC2423, the following are encoded in one genomic region:
- a CDS encoding LysE family transporter: MIEAILQGIGAGILFSFLTGPVFFSMIKTSIEKGFKAGFSLAIGVILSDIIFISLTIFSSQFVDYNADYNQYIGIIGGLFLLGVGLYYLINKVTVNYETSEIVKVRKRGYIIKGFLMCLLSPTTLMFWIMVGGIVSGQLHYEMAEKVVFFVVAMCTQLFVDFIKTYYAAKLRYRIKEKNIKILNRIAGAVIIIFAIRLFIEVAIKYYS, encoded by the coding sequence ATGATTGAAGCAATATTACAGGGGATTGGTGCGGGTATTTTGTTTTCGTTTTTAACGGGCCCGGTCTTCTTTTCCATGATCAAAACCAGCATTGAAAAAGGCTTTAAAGCTGGTTTTTCTTTGGCCATCGGAGTGATTCTAAGTGACATTATATTTATTAGTCTAACGATCTTCAGTTCGCAGTTTGTGGATTATAATGCAGATTATAATCAATACATCGGCATCATCGGGGGTCTTTTCCTTTTGGGAGTTGGTCTGTATTACCTGATCAATAAGGTCACGGTCAATTATGAGACTTCTGAAATTGTGAAGGTGCGCAAGCGCGGATATATCATCAAAGGATTCTTAATGTGCCTGCTGTCACCAACCACACTAATGTTCTGGATTATGGTAGGCGGTATTGTATCTGGCCAGTTGCATTATGAAATGGCAGAAAAAGTAGTATTCTTCGTGGTTGCCATGTGTACCCAACTCTTCGTCGATTTTATCAAAACCTATTACGCTGCCAAATTAAGATACCGGATCAAGGAAAAAAACATCAAGATCCTGAACCGGATTGCGGGTGCAGTGATCATTATTTTCGCAATCAGGTTGTTTATCGAAGTAGCAATCAAATATTACAGCTAA
- a CDS encoding amino acid permease — translation MLFKKSIPQLLAEANESGEGTLKRTLTSFNLVALGVGAIIGAGLFSLTGIASADNAGPAVILSFIIAAVGCGFAGLCYAEFASMIPVAGSAYTYSYATMGEFMAWIIGWDLVLEYALGSATVASSWSQYFSQFLLEFGIHFPTSLLHGPWEGGIVNLPAIIIVCLLSLLLMRGTKDSSSVNNVLVIVKVSVVLIFIVLGWSFINPANHHPFIPVNPGEEAVKAGTKGFFEFFASDDFGHFGISGILRGAGVVFFAFIGFDAVSTAAQEAKNPQKGMPIGIIGSLVVCTLLYVLFSYVMTGLENYTKFAGDAKPVATAFAQTGYTFLNRFLMIAILAGYTSVILVLLLGQSRVFYSMSKDGLLPKVFSELHPKNQTPWKTNLAFMVFVSIFAGFVPVSDLGHMVSIGTLFAFSLVCIGVLILRKTDPGLDRPFRTPWVPFVPVMGIIVCVLMMASLPIVSWERLAIWMALGVIIYMAYSKKHSKIRKEYKG, via the coding sequence ATGTTATTTAAAAAATCTATCCCACAACTATTAGCTGAAGCAAATGAGAGTGGCGAGGGCACTTTAAAGCGTACCCTAACCAGTTTCAATCTCGTAGCCTTAGGCGTCGGTGCTATTATTGGTGCAGGATTATTCTCCCTTACAGGTATTGCATCAGCAGATAATGCTGGCCCGGCGGTAATCCTGTCTTTCATCATTGCCGCAGTTGGTTGTGGATTTGCAGGTCTTTGTTATGCAGAATTTGCTTCTATGATTCCAGTGGCAGGTAGTGCCTATACTTACTCTTATGCTACTATGGGAGAATTTATGGCCTGGATTATTGGATGGGATTTAGTCCTTGAATATGCATTAGGTTCAGCTACAGTTGCCTCCAGCTGGTCTCAATATTTCTCTCAGTTCCTGCTGGAATTCGGCATCCATTTCCCCACGAGCCTGTTACACGGACCATGGGAAGGTGGAATTGTCAATCTGCCGGCAATTATAATCGTTTGTTTATTATCCTTACTGCTGATGAGAGGTACCAAAGACTCTTCCTCTGTCAATAACGTATTGGTTATTGTGAAAGTTTCTGTAGTCCTGATCTTTATTGTTTTAGGATGGAGCTTTATCAACCCAGCCAATCACCACCCGTTCATCCCGGTTAACCCAGGTGAAGAAGCTGTTAAAGCAGGGACTAAAGGTTTCTTTGAATTCTTTGCCAGTGATGACTTCGGACACTTCGGTATCAGTGGAATTCTGCGTGGTGCAGGTGTTGTTTTCTTTGCCTTTATCGGTTTTGATGCCGTTAGTACAGCAGCACAGGAAGCTAAAAACCCACAAAAAGGGATGCCAATCGGTATTATCGGTTCATTGGTTGTCTGTACCTTATTATATGTATTGTTCTCCTACGTGATGACAGGACTGGAAAACTATACCAAATTTGCCGGTGATGCCAAACCAGTTGCTACAGCCTTCGCGCAAACAGGATATACTTTCTTAAACCGCTTTTTAATGATAGCCATTCTTGCTGGTTATACCTCAGTAATACTGGTACTGCTCTTAGGACAAAGCCGTGTATTCTACAGTATGAGTAAAGACGGATTATTGCCTAAAGTATTCTCAGAATTACATCCTAAAAATCAGACTCCATGGAAAACCAACCTGGCATTCATGGTCTTCGTTAGTATTTTTGCAGGTTTTGTTCCGGTATCAGACTTAGGGCACATGGTGAGTATCGGTACTTTATTTGCTTTCTCATTAGTTTGTATTGGTGTATTGATTTTAAGAAAAACAGATCCTGGACTGGACAGACCTTTCCGTACCCCATGGGTTCCGTTCGTACCTGTTATGGGTATTATTGTTTGTGTACTGATGATGGCTTCCCTACCAATTGTAAGCTGGGAACGTTTAGCGATCTGGATGGCTTTAGGTGTAATCATTTATATGGCTTACAGTAAAAAACACAGTAAGATCAGAAAAGAGTACAAAGGATAA
- a CDS encoding RsmB/NOP family class I SAM-dependent RNA methyltransferase, producing MKLEYQIRSFEDVFKQYDGVLPLHRFLFTYFKQHKQMGSSDRRWVTRYLYSYFRLGQALKKEKQLLRLAIADFLCNQTESLMINHYLPQFKEQLLLPVQAKLKLVEDAFPEFKLTEVFAFTAELSEGIETTDFLQSFFIQPDLFLRIKAAHHQKIFDLLVAAEVAVKEISEKTLALPNGTKLEKLLPEDQYYQVQDLSSQKTGEFFAPQPYDYWWDACAASGGKSLLLHDIQPKIELLVSDVRENSLHNLDERFEAAGIKKYHKKVLDLLQNNEQDLHDYVFDGIILDAPCTGSGTWGRTPEMLVHFDAHKIDYFSKLQKNIAERVIKYLKTGKPLLYITCSVFKKENEEVIDYLLANLPLTLESMQSITGYNDKADTMFIARLIKKG from the coding sequence ATGAAATTAGAATATCAGATACGTTCCTTTGAGGATGTCTTCAAGCAATATGACGGAGTTTTACCTTTGCACAGGTTCCTGTTTACTTATTTTAAACAGCACAAGCAAATGGGCTCTTCAGACAGACGCTGGGTAACCCGCTATCTGTATAGCTATTTCCGTTTGGGACAGGCACTGAAAAAAGAGAAACAGTTATTGCGCCTGGCAATTGCAGATTTCCTGTGTAATCAAACAGAGAGTCTGATGATCAATCATTATCTGCCTCAGTTTAAAGAACAGTTGTTATTACCGGTACAAGCGAAGTTAAAACTGGTTGAAGATGCTTTCCCGGAATTTAAGTTAACGGAAGTGTTTGCTTTTACGGCTGAGTTGTCGGAAGGAATTGAAACTACAGATTTTTTACAGTCATTTTTCATTCAGCCAGATTTGTTTTTAAGGATTAAGGCCGCCCATCATCAAAAGATCTTCGATTTATTGGTTGCGGCGGAAGTAGCCGTGAAAGAAATCAGTGAAAAAACACTGGCTTTACCTAATGGAACGAAATTAGAGAAATTGTTGCCTGAAGATCAGTATTACCAGGTTCAGGATTTATCTTCTCAGAAAACGGGTGAATTCTTCGCTCCGCAGCCTTATGATTATTGGTGGGATGCTTGTGCCGCTTCTGGCGGAAAGTCTCTGTTGCTGCATGATATTCAGCCTAAAATAGAATTATTGGTGAGTGATGTCAGGGAGAATAGCCTGCATAACCTGGATGAACGTTTTGAAGCTGCCGGGATTAAGAAGTATCATAAAAAAGTACTGGATCTGTTACAGAATAATGAGCAGGACCTGCATGATTATGTGTTTGACGGGATTATCCTGGATGCACCCTGTACGGGGTCAGGGACCTGGGGCCGTACACCAGAAATGCTGGTTCATTTTGATGCGCATAAAATAGATTACTTCTCGAAGCTTCAGAAAAACATTGCAGAACGGGTTATAAAATATCTTAAAACGGGTAAACCGCTGCTTTATATTACCTGCTCAGTATTTAAGAAGGAAAATGAAGAGGTGATTGATTACCTGCTTGCTAATTTGCCACTGACACTGGAAAGTATGCAAAGCATTACAGGGTATAATGATAAGGCTGATACGATGTTTATTGCAAGGCTGATTAAAAAGGGTTAA
- a CDS encoding inclusion body family protein: MTTKGNPEESDSTGKIIDILVVIDTDYIKANYASIHGIKDQDKGNPYAIDHHSEYVVAAGANNITKQGTADITFNAKPNDRISFRGVSAYNNSDDAIIIYGIIPANSGPKGNVFNPFHYDMVTRAYAVVPVVDSSNSFNTTTTSITFYSYNSTVQKQGTESYIIQFALYTLAEDGETQKLYGYYQWDPTIYVS, from the coding sequence ATGACAACAAAAGGGAATCCAGAAGAATCAGACTCTACAGGAAAAATTATTGACATTCTTGTTGTAATCGATACCGATTATATAAAAGCAAATTACGCCAGTATCCATGGTATTAAGGACCAGGACAAAGGCAATCCGTATGCCATCGATCATCATTCAGAATATGTGGTAGCTGCAGGCGCCAATAACATCACCAAACAAGGGACAGCAGATATTACTTTTAACGCCAAACCTAATGACAGAATTTCCTTCAGGGGCGTATCTGCTTATAACAATTCAGATGATGCTATAATTATCTATGGTATCATTCCCGCAAACTCGGGCCCTAAAGGCAATGTATTCAACCCCTTCCATTATGATATGGTAACCAGAGCTTACGCTGTAGTACCTGTTGTAGATTCCTCTAATAGCTTTAATACTACAACAACAAGTATAACCTTCTATTCTTATAACTCTACAGTACAAAAACAGGGAACTGAATCTTATATAATTCAATTTGCTCTTTATACTTTAGCTGAAGACGGGGAAACACAGAAGCTTTATGGATATTATCAATGGGATCCAACAATATATGTTAGCTAA
- a CDS encoding MFS transporter: protein MENQKQQNYGTALYSIITVFFFWGFVAASNGIFIPFCKSHFNLTQFESQLIDFTFYGGYFIGSLILYFASQASKVDILNKIGYKKGIILGLIVSAGGALLMVPAVHSGSFFFILIAFFVIAIGFSLQQTAAQPFVVALGAPESGTHRLNLAGGVNNFGGLMGPVIVSLVLFGSASDAVAKTVEISSITTLYYALSGLFLLVAGFYAMTKLPEVTSKETMEASPKSNGPLLVIIVGFLMVLAAKPLAGLTNMSEANFVYSSLAIIIGALIFVLLKKKENGNQWGAMQYPQLIMGMIAIFTYVGVEVTIQSNLGALLHLKEFGGFPESAIKPYIALYWGSMMIGRWTGAVSAFDLSKVTKNILTVVVPFVAFGVILLVNHFTGTDVGNLYIYGLCVAVLIAGFFLGQEKPAKTLAIFATLGVICMLVGLMTTGEVATLAFISGGLCCSIMWPSIFALSITGLGKYTSQGSSFLIMMILGGAILPPVQGQLADTHGIHGSYIIPLFGFVYLIFFAWKVSSVLKRQGIDVEHIEAEGGH from the coding sequence ATGGAAAACCAAAAACAACAAAACTATGGAACGGCGTTGTATTCGATCATCACCGTGTTCTTTTTCTGGGGCTTCGTGGCCGCATCGAATGGCATTTTTATACCTTTCTGTAAGTCGCATTTTAACCTTACACAATTTGAATCTCAACTGATTGACTTTACGTTCTATGGCGGGTATTTTATTGGTTCACTGATTTTATACTTTGCTTCTCAAGCAAGTAAAGTTGATATTCTTAACAAAATAGGCTACAAGAAAGGGATTATCCTTGGTTTGATTGTTTCTGCCGGTGGCGCCCTGTTAATGGTTCCTGCTGTACATTCCGGATCATTCTTCTTCATTTTAATTGCCTTTTTTGTTATTGCAATAGGTTTCTCTTTGCAGCAAACAGCAGCGCAGCCATTTGTAGTAGCCCTGGGTGCACCAGAAAGCGGTACACACCGGTTGAACCTTGCTGGTGGAGTAAATAACTTTGGCGGATTGATGGGGCCTGTTATTGTGAGTCTGGTACTGTTTGGTTCTGCAAGTGATGCAGTAGCTAAAACCGTAGAGATTTCTTCAATTACTACTTTATACTATGCTCTTTCAGGGTTATTCTTATTAGTTGCTGGTTTTTATGCCATGACTAAATTACCGGAAGTAACCAGTAAAGAAACGATGGAAGCCAGTCCAAAATCAAACGGTCCTCTTTTAGTAATTATCGTTGGCTTTTTGATGGTACTTGCGGCTAAGCCATTAGCTGGTTTAACGAATATGTCAGAAGCAAACTTCGTTTACTCGTCGCTGGCTATTATTATCGGAGCATTAATCTTTGTACTGCTTAAAAAGAAAGAGAATGGAAATCAATGGGGTGCCATGCAATATCCTCAGCTGATTATGGGAATGATCGCAATCTTTACTTATGTAGGGGTTGAAGTGACGATTCAAAGTAATTTAGGTGCTTTACTTCACCTGAAAGAGTTTGGTGGTTTCCCGGAGTCTGCGATCAAACCTTATATCGCTTTATATTGGGGAAGTATGATGATTGGCCGGTGGACAGGCGCTGTAAGTGCTTTTGATCTATCGAAGGTTACCAAGAATATATTAACTGTTGTAGTACCTTTTGTAGCTTTTGGCGTGATTCTTTTAGTGAACCACTTCACAGGTACAGATGTAGGTAACTTATATATCTATGGCCTGTGTGTAGCGGTATTGATTGCCGGATTTTTCCTTGGTCAGGAGAAACCAGCTAAAACACTGGCTATTTTTGCCACTTTAGGCGTAATTTGTATGCTGGTTGGTTTAATGACTACGGGCGAGGTGGCAACACTTGCGTTTATCAGTGGTGGTTTGTGCTGTTCAATTATGTGGCCATCAATCTTTGCCTTATCAATTACAGGATTAGGTAAATATACAAGTCAGGGTTCATCATTCCTGATCATGATGATTTTGGGTGGGGCTATTTTACCACCGGTACAGGGACAATTAGCCGATACGCATGGTATCCACGGTTCTTATATTATCCCGTTGTTTGGATTTGTTTACCTGATATTCTTTGCCTGGAAAGTGAGTTCGGTATTGAAAAGACAAGGAATTGATGTAGAACATATCGAAGCAGAAGGAGGTCACTAA
- the guaA gene encoding glutamine-hydrolyzing GMP synthase: MTMLEKIIIIDFGSQFTQLIARRVRELNVYCEIHPFNNIPETLSDVKGIIFSGSPYSVRQEDAPQIDLTRFHQKFPVLAVCYGAQYLAQHSGGEVQPSSSREYGRANLNFVQSTSKLLKNINLNSQVWMSHGDTITVVPEAFEIIASTDSVKVAGFHVKNSDTYAIQFHPEVTHSTDGKQLLENFLVDICGCSQNWTADAFVETTIAALKEKLGDDKVVLGLSGGVDSSVAAILLHKAIGTNLHCIFVDNGLLRKDEYAAVLEQYKHLGLNIKGVDAKDRFLSQLAGIKDPELKRKAIGRVFIEVFDDAAHEVQDVKWLAQGTIYPDVIESISVKGPSATIKSHHNVGGLPDFMKLKVVEPLNTLFKDEVRRVGKSLGLEAFILGRHPFPGPGLAIRILGDVTEEKVAILQEADAIYINNLKEAGLYDQVWQAGAIFLPVQSVGVMGDERTYENVICLRAVESVDGMTADWCHLPYPVLAKISNEIINKVKGINRVVYDISSKPPATIEWE; this comes from the coding sequence TTGACCATGCTAGAAAAAATCATCATTATCGATTTTGGATCTCAATTCACACAATTGATAGCCCGCAGGGTGCGTGAGCTAAATGTTTATTGCGAAATACATCCATTTAATAATATTCCGGAAACCTTATCAGATGTTAAAGGTATTATCTTTTCAGGTAGCCCATATTCTGTGCGTCAGGAAGATGCACCTCAAATTGATTTAACACGTTTTCATCAGAAATTTCCGGTGCTGGCTGTTTGTTATGGTGCACAATATCTTGCGCAGCATTCGGGCGGTGAAGTTCAGCCTTCTTCATCACGTGAATATGGCAGAGCGAACCTGAATTTTGTTCAGTCAACTAGTAAATTATTAAAAAATATAAATTTAAATTCTCAGGTTTGGATGTCACATGGTGATACGATCACTGTCGTTCCTGAAGCTTTTGAGATCATAGCAAGTACTGATAGTGTAAAAGTTGCCGGTTTCCATGTGAAAAACTCGGATACTTATGCCATTCAGTTCCACCCTGAAGTAACACACAGTACGGATGGAAAACAATTACTGGAAAACTTCCTGGTAGATATTTGCGGTTGCAGCCAGAACTGGACTGCGGATGCTTTTGTGGAAACTACGATTGCTGCACTGAAAGAGAAGTTAGGTGACGATAAAGTTGTTTTAGGTCTTTCTGGTGGTGTGGATTCAAGTGTTGCAGCAATTCTTCTGCACAAAGCTATCGGAACTAACCTCCACTGTATTTTTGTAGACAATGGCTTATTGCGTAAAGATGAATATGCTGCGGTTCTGGAACAATACAAACATTTAGGGTTAAATATTAAAGGTGTTGATGCAAAGGACCGCTTTTTAAGTCAGCTTGCTGGTATTAAAGATCCTGAGTTGAAACGTAAAGCTATAGGCCGTGTATTCATCGAAGTATTTGATGATGCAGCGCATGAAGTACAGGATGTAAAATGGCTTGCACAGGGTACAATCTATCCTGATGTAATTGAGTCAATTTCTGTAAAAGGCCCTTCAGCAACTATTAAATCTCACCACAACGTTGGTGGTTTACCTGATTTCATGAAACTTAAAGTTGTGGAACCTTTGAATACTTTATTTAAAGATGAAGTAAGAAGAGTGGGTAAGTCATTAGGTTTGGAAGCGTTTATTTTAGGCCGTCACCCTTTCCCGGGCCCTGGTTTAGCGATTCGTATTCTGGGTGATGTGACCGAAGAAAAAGTAGCTATCCTTCAGGAAGCTGACGCTATCTATATTAATAATCTTAAAGAGGCAGGTTTATACGACCAGGTTTGGCAGGCAGGAGCAATATTCCTTCCGGTTCAATCAGTAGGTGTAATGGGCGATGAGCGTACTTACGAAAACGTAATCTGTCTTCGTGCTGTAGAATCTGTGGATGGGATGACTGCCGACTGGTGTCATTTACCTTATCCGGTTCTTGCGAAAATTTCTAATGAAATCATTAATAAAGTCAAAGGTATTAATAGGGTCGTATATGATATTAGTTCAAAACCACCTGCAACGATTGAGTGGGAATAG
- a CDS encoding amino acid ABC transporter substrate-binding protein: MILVQNHLQRLSGNRFWCLLLICCGLAACSPKTRTNKSPQKETRNKEDKKDAASEKKFTEANISLLIPLNLNSARIKAGHKAELEKSAMAIDFYQGFKMGIDSAAAAGMNFKVKVLDTRDNNAHITSLLKSGQITGTNLIIGPVFPDGVKFITNYSIANNIPVVSPLAATHPDEFNNPNLISIVNNIELHADKVGDYIRREYDPGKTIVVLINPKKSADEVLGNPLRNYFQKGRGSRYIFQEYASVFAMETKMVPGKQYAVLISSADRAFVVGSIDKLAKMKTAGSNIELFGHPNWSKQNYNTEKLQLLRTKITTSYFVDYKSRDVINFVRKYRQLNKFEPGEYSFKGFDIGFFFGKLFAEHGAGYLKHLTQEHYDGLENSFRFIKDDKLGYINTSLFLLEYKNFALNPIE; this comes from the coding sequence ATGATATTAGTTCAAAACCACCTGCAACGATTGAGTGGGAATAGATTCTGGTGTCTGCTATTGATTTGTTGCGGCCTGGCGGCCTGTTCGCCAAAAACCAGGACAAATAAGTCACCTCAAAAAGAAACCAGAAATAAAGAAGACAAAAAGGATGCAGCCTCAGAGAAGAAATTCACTGAGGCTAATATTTCTTTACTGATCCCGCTTAACCTGAACAGTGCCAGAATTAAAGCTGGTCATAAAGCTGAACTGGAAAAGTCTGCGATGGCCATTGATTTTTATCAGGGCTTTAAAATGGGAATCGACTCTGCAGCCGCAGCAGGCATGAACTTTAAAGTAAAGGTGCTGGACACGCGTGATAATAATGCGCACATTACTTCTTTGCTGAAGTCTGGCCAGATTACGGGTACGAATTTAATTATCGGCCCTGTATTTCCTGATGGGGTTAAGTTTATAACCAATTATTCTATCGCCAATAATATTCCTGTGGTTTCGCCGCTGGCCGCTACACATCCTGATGAATTCAATAATCCAAATCTGATCTCTATTGTCAATAATATTGAGCTGCATGCGGATAAAGTTGGTGATTATATCAGAAGAGAATACGATCCCGGAAAAACGATAGTGGTGCTGATCAATCCAAAGAAATCCGCAGATGAAGTATTAGGCAATCCGTTGCGTAATTATTTCCAGAAGGGCAGAGGTTCACGTTATATTTTCCAGGAGTATGCTTCTGTATTTGCTATGGAAACAAAAATGGTGCCCGGTAAACAGTATGCGGTGCTGATTTCTTCTGCTGACAGGGCTTTTGTGGTAGGCAGCATAGATAAGCTGGCAAAGATGAAAACTGCGGGCAGCAATATTGAATTGTTTGGCCACCCGAACTGGAGCAAGCAAAATTACAATACTGAAAAATTACAGTTGCTGCGTACCAAAATTACCACTTCTTATTTTGTAGATTATAAGAGCCGGGATGTCATTAATTTTGTTAGAAAATACCGCCAGCTTAACAAATTTGAGCCTGGGGAATACTCTTTTAAAGGGTTTGATATTGGGTTTTTCTTCGGAAAACTGTTCGCTGAGCATGGTGCAGGTTATTTAAAGCATCTGACGCAGGAACACTATGATGGATTAGAAAACTCTTTCCGCTTTATCAAAGATGATAAACTTGGTTATATCAATACCAGCTTATTCTTACTGGAATATAAAAACTTTGCTTTAAACCCGATAGAATAA
- a CDS encoding MarC family protein: MKFNLSQILSTSMVLFAIIDILGAIPVVIQLRRKAGHIESEKATIVATSLMIIFLFAGETLLKIIGLDVQSFAIAGSLVIFCIAMEMVLGLTLFHEDAPETVSIVPLAFPLIAGAGTMTTLLSLKTEYDTQNIIVGILINMTFVYFVLKNTERLEKLFGKSGLNVLRKAFGVILLAIAIKLFRSNTGL, translated from the coding sequence ATGAAATTCAATCTAAGTCAAATACTCTCCACCTCAATGGTTTTGTTTGCGATCATTGACATATTAGGTGCAATTCCAGTGGTGATTCAGCTCCGCAGAAAAGCTGGTCATATTGAGTCAGAAAAAGCGACAATTGTAGCCACTTCACTGATGATTATTTTCCTGTTCGCAGGAGAAACCCTGTTAAAGATTATTGGACTGGATGTACAATCCTTCGCTATTGCCGGCTCACTGGTTATCTTTTGTATTGCTATGGAAATGGTATTAGGGCTTACCCTTTTTCACGAAGACGCTCCCGAAACAGTTTCTATCGTTCCTTTAGCCTTTCCGCTGATTGCAGGTGCAGGAACTATGACGACACTACTTTCCCTGAAAACTGAATACGATACGCAAAACATCATTGTAGGTATCCTGATCAATATGACATTTGTTTATTTTGTATTAAAGAATACCGAACGTCTGGAAAAGCTATTTGGAAAATCAGGTTTAAACGTTTTGAGAAAGGCATTTGGCGTCATCCTGCTCGCTATTGCAATCAAGCTATTCAGAAGTAATACAGGGCTATAA
- a CDS encoding amino acid permease gives MLFKKSIPQLLAEANESGEGTLKRSLTSFNLVALGVGAIIGAGLFSLTGIAAADNAGPAVILSFIIAAVGCGFAGLCYAEFASMIPVAGSAYTYSYATMGEFMAWIIGWDLVLEYALSAATVASSWSQYFSQFLLEFSIHFPQNLLHGPWEGGIINVPAIVIVCLLSLLLMRGTKDSSSVNNVLVIVKVAVVLIFIILGWSFINPANHHPFIPVNPGEDAVKAGTRGFMEFFSSDDFGHFGISGVLRGAGVVFFAFIGFDAVSTAAQEAKNPQKGMPVGIIGSLIVCTLLYVLFSYVMTGLENYTKFAGDAKPVATAFAQTGYTFLNRFLMIAILAGYTSVILVMLLGQSRVFYSMSKDGLLPKIFSDLHPKNQTPWKTNLVFMVFVSIFTGFVPVSDLGHMVSIGTLFAFSLVCIGVLILRKTNPELERPFRTPWVPLIPILGIVVCVLMMASLPIVSWERLAIWMGLGVIIYYAYSKKHSKIRNEYNDSLLK, from the coding sequence ATGTTATTTAAAAAATCTATCCCACAACTATTAGCTGAGGCAAATGAGAGTGGCGAGGGTACACTAAAACGTTCTTTAACCAGTTTCAACTTAGTTGCCTTAGGCGTTGGTGCTATTATTGGTGCAGGATTATTCTCCCTTACAGGTATAGCAGCAGCTGATAATGCTGGTCCGGCAGTAATACTCTCTTTCATCATCGCTGCAGTTGGTTGTGGATTTGCAGGTCTTTGTTATGCAGAATTTGCTTCTATGATTCCAGTGGCAGGTAGTGCCTATACCTACTCTTATGCTACTATGGGAGAATTTATGGCCTGGATCATTGGATGGGATTTAGTCCTTGAGTATGCATTAAGTGCCGCTACCGTTGCTTCCAGCTGGTCACAATACTTCTCTCAGTTCCTGCTCGAATTCAGTATACATTTCCCTCAAAACCTGTTACATGGCCCATGGGAAGGTGGAATAATCAATGTACCAGCAATTGTTATTGTTTGTTTATTATCGCTGTTATTGATGAGAGGTACCAAAGACTCATCCTCTGTCAATAACGTTTTGGTGATTGTAAAAGTAGCTGTGGTATTGATCTTCATTATTTTAGGATGGAGCTTTATCAACCCAGCCAATCACCACCCGTTCATCCCGGTTAACCCAGGTGAAGATGCTGTAAAAGCAGGTACAAGAGGATTCATGGAATTCTTTTCAAGTGATGACTTCGGACACTTCGGTATTAGCGGTGTATTACGTGGTGCAGGTGTTGTATTCTTTGCCTTTATCGGTTTTGATGCCGTAAGTACAGCAGCACAGGAAGCTAAAAACCCACAAAAAGGGATGCCAGTCGGTATTATCGGTTCATTGATCGTTTGTACTTTATTATATGTATTGTTCTCCTACGTGATGACAGGATTGGAAAACTACACCAAATTTGCTGGTGATGCCAAACCAGTTGCCACGGCCTTTGCCCAAACAGGATATACCTTCTTAAACCGCTTTTTAATGATTGCCATTCTTGCTGGTTACACTTCAGTAATTCTGGTGATGTTATTAGGTCAGAGCCGTGTATTCTACAGCATGAGTAAAGATGGATTATTGCCTAAAATATTCTCAGATCTTCACCCTAAAAATCAGACTCCATGGAAAACTAACCTTGTTTTTATGGTTTTTGTAAGTATTTTCACAGGATTTGTACCCGTATCAGACTTAGGTCACATGGTAAGTATCGGTACTTTGTTTGCCTTCTCTCTGGTTTGTATTGGTGTGCTGATTTTAAGAAAAACCAACCCTGAACTGGAAAGACCTTTCCGTACCCCATGGGTTCCTTTGATCCCTATCTTAGGTATTGTAGTTTGTGTACTGATGATGGCTTCTCTTCCTATCGTAAGCTGGGAACGTCTGGCAATATGGATGGGACTGGGTGTAATTATCTATTACGCTTACAGTAAGAAACATAGCAAGATCAGAAATGAATATAATGACAGCTTATTAAAATAA
- a CDS encoding cytidine/deoxycytidylate deaminase family protein — protein sequence MTVKPGFNDIYMNLAVDLAARSHCVRAQVGAVLTKDTRIISIGYNGPPSGTHNCDEEWPDTGCEKDSRGSCSLALHAEENAILYASRNGSRIEGATLYTTLSPCIACARLILSSGIKVVYFKDSYAAYKGLTSDEGVDFLKRFGVEVNKY from the coding sequence ATGACAGTTAAACCTGGTTTTAATGATATTTATATGAATCTGGCGGTAGATCTTGCCGCCAGATCTCATTGTGTAAGGGCACAGGTAGGTGCTGTATTGACAAAAGATACCCGCATCATTTCTATCGGGTATAACGGGCCGCCATCGGGTACACATAATTGTGATGAGGAATGGCCGGATACGGGCTGCGAAAAAGATTCCAGAGGGAGTTGTTCGCTGGCCTTGCATGCAGAAGAAAATGCGATTTTATATGCTTCCAGAAACGGATCAAGGATTGAAGGAGCAACCTTATATACAACGCTTTCTCCTTGTATTGCCTGTGCACGATTAATCCTTTCGTCAGGGATAAAAGTTGTTTATTTTAAAGACTCTTATGCAGCTTATAAAGGGCTGACTAGTGATGAGGGTGTGGATTTCTTAAAAAGATTCGGTGTTGAAGTGAATAAATACTAA